TGtcgatcaacgagaattttgcaattaggtggaatcacccacacttaatcacatggctcAGTAAAGTTGACATATCTCTAgtttctaatcgatttttaactatgtcgTAATAACCCTTGCAAACTAGCatggtcgagcaatcgatttctggtcgaatttttaaatctattgcaaaCTAGCATGGTTTaccagatagactagttatcttatgagtgattagctcagaaaATAGAATTATAGGTGTGTTAATGAAAAGtccaattcattcaattgaaaatagaactgAAAATTGAGGATGTCATATTGAGTGTAGCCTAAATGGACATGAGCCAAGATGTTGAGTACCCCACCTTGCAAGAACGagcatttgggatttttgtacCTAAGCATAGAGTTTCTAGTCTAAGGGTCGTTATCTAGCCATATTTTGGAAGGTgatattcgatttttttttaaaaggaaatcaTTTCTCTGAATTTAAATTCTAGTAGGAAACATCTTCTTTTGACTCATTTTCTCAAACCAACCAAATAGcgagaaaaatgaggaaaatgtttttgcgaaacaaataaGGCCTAAAATGAAATTGTAGAGATCATAAGCTAAAATTTACTTAAATGAAACTATCTAGTCATTTTAAGacacaaaacataaaaagataataaaagatagtatattattttattgatttagaaaatgattaataccacaaaaaacctaaaatttaaaCGTTTTTGTGttaaatttatccaaactaatttttgaccacaaaacattttatagttcttgttaaattggattaatatcatgaaaaatcataaactaatacatttgtgataaacgGAGGGTAAAACTTCAATTTGGTATATCCATTAAGCTGTTACATATCATGCAACTCAATAATTTGtgataaaatttaaagaaaactaataaaagataaatttgtcataaatatactaataaggtaaatttgttatagatatagaagtttaggatttttcatgatattaacctttTGGAACAATGATTGTAATGTAAAGACGTTCTAAAATATGGGTAACAACATAATTACGAAGACTTGTGAATATATACTAAACTATTGATTTGACCTTGTTGGAAAGTCGATGGATTAGATCTGAGTAAATCGAACATATGCTGAGAGACTACTTTGAATACTTGAGAATAGTTGAAGGACCACGTCGAACGAATAGAAAAATCGAAAGGCAAGATTACATATTAGACCATAACTCAAATATTGTTAGGATTATTCTCCCTCTCGGAGCTTATTATTTCCGCGATGTAAATTTTTGTGAAGAGCGCATTCGATGCAAAGATGCATTTCTATTTATTCAGATAAGTATACAGGCATTTATCAGGGGATTTATCTTTAGTACTACAGCCGAGTGAAAGATATCGGAGAGGAAATAATTTCCAGATCGCCGTTGCGGGGGGGCACGCGCAAAGAGCACCGAAAATTCAATTCAAACaagactcctcctcctcctcctccgccgagGCTTGACGAGCAGAGAGGAGCGCCAAGAACCATAtaaaaaccctctctctctctctctctctctctttctttcttggccTGTTCCGTCTTTGTCAGTtgtcactctctctttctctctctctttcgctttCTCCCTTGCTTCGTAACGAAGCCAATCCGTGCCCtaccagaagaagaagaagaagaaggagaaggaggaggatcgGCGACCGAAGTCCCGAGACATTTTCCCTCTACCGTTTGGCGCTCCTCAGTCGTTTGCTCGATCGCGATCCCAGCCCCCGCCCCCCCGCCGCAGCAATCGGtcatgccgccgccgccgccgccggcgattGACCTCCGGTCAGTGCCGAACCCTCAGCCCGAGCGCCCGCCGTCCGGCCTGCccgcggcggctgcggcggtggcggagggTCCTGTGAGCTTCGGAGGCGGCGGGGGATTCGGGCCGCGGAGAGGGCCGGGGCGGCAGAGGCCGAGGCTCGTGAAGGTGAGGAGGCGCTCggaggggaggccggcggccgTGTCGGGGGATGAGGTTGGTTCCGTTCGTAATCCGTTTCGTGCGGAGTCTGATGTCGAGTGCCGAGTGAAGTACGGGAGCGTTGAGGATACGTGTTCGGAGAGTGCTGGGTTTAGAAATGGGGATGATGCGACGGGGCAGGCGGGTAAGTGCTCCTTCGAGGATGTTGGTTTTGTATTTGGTGCTCTTCGGAGAAACTCCCCGCTCGATGTGAACTTTTCAGCGAATGGCACCACTGAATATGTTGGTGAACCGGCTTTAGATGATAATGATGCGAAGGGCGGTAGGAAGTTTGAGAGCGCGGGCTTTGTGTTTGGTGCCCAGCAGAGAGATTTGGAACCGAACTTGGGGTGGGAAAATGGAAATTCTGGCAGAGACACTCGAAAGTCGGTTTCTGGAAATGGAGCCGAAGGGAGAGCAGATTCTGCGCTGTTGTCTGGAAATGCAGGATTTTCTTCTGTTGATAATGAATGCGACCGTGAATCAGTTTCTGAAAGGGAACAATCCTCTGACAATGTAAGACAAGCTAATTGTGCTGATGGAAAAGCCTCCAGGAGTGATGATAATGCATTTTTTGTGTTTGGCACTGATCCTGGCCAGTCAACATCATTGCCGAGGTTGGAGAAGGGAAACGCGAGGAAAGAGCCTGAGCTTAGGGAAAATGGGGACCCAGGCTTTGTTTTTGGCTCCAGTTGGTTTGGTCTGGGATTGAACCTGAATACCAAAACAAACGAATCCAGGGAATATCTTGAAAATCTGGGACTCAATGATAATGGTCGTTTTGAATTAGGGACTGAAGTAGAGCCCCAGAGGATGGAACCCACTGAAGCTCTATCCAATGAGGGTCATGGGAATGGCTTCTTTGTATTCAAAGGTAATACTGAAAAAATTTCTAGTGAATGTAAAAGACAGGAAAAGAGTAGCAGTGCAGAGATGAAAATTAATAGTGACGATTTAGGAAATAGGAGCAGTGATCCAGATGAACAAATTGTCAACTTGGGCTCCAATAACATGGATAATAACCAGTCGTCATCTACTTGTGGTGCTGGTGCAGCTGGTGGCAGTAGTACATCAGATCTCCAGCAAAGTATGCAGAATTTAAGCATTGATGATGGACGACATATAGGTGGCGCTAACAATGGGAATAATAGCACTGATTCTGAAGCTGCATTTGTTTTCAGAAGTGGTCCATGTGTTTCTAACTCTTTCCATGGCAATTTGGCAACTCTCATGGGTCAgaccaaaaatccaaattttcatgGGTTTTCTGATCCTGCAGAGAGTGGGAGTAGTTTCACGAAGTTTGAAGAGGCTCagttcatatttaaaaaaaatacaaatattgcCAGTGAGTCTACTGGAATTTCTAGCCACAAGCCATATATATTTCAAGCCAGTACTATTGAGAGTTCTGATATGGCTCAGTGCTCCGCTAATCCGGTGAATGATAATGCCCTTCCGGAGACTTTAGACGATAAAGAAAGGTTTAGCTTCATGAACACTTTGGATGGTTCAGGGGCATCTAATGGAGATTTTAGGGTTCCTGAGTGGGATCCTTCATCCTTCAAAGCAAATTTGTGTGaagatttgaaaattgaattcaatgaaAAGAGTAGATCAACAAAGTATAAAAAGTATAAGAAGAATGCAAAATCGAGGCAACCTTCTAAAGGAAACCTAACTACTGAAGAGCATCATGGGCTGGCTGAAAGCAATTACCAAGAAATGACGCAAGCTTCTGATTGCTATTCGCCCATGGATTTTTCCCCTTATCAAGAAGCTGTAGCAAATGAGCAGTGTTCCAGGCAGAGTTCTTCGGTGACAGTGGATGAGTCTGTTGCCTTCAGTAAAGAAAATGCAGCATTGGGATCAAGCTCAACAATGCCCACTACCGATGGACATATGGGTAGTTCAATGGAAAGATTGGTGAGTGATGAAGGTAATACGAAGTCTGGTGAGACTGTTTCAGGAGCTGAAGCTACTCACTTCAAGTCCAGCACTGATCATCCCTGTAGCACCTTTGGAGCTGCTGTTGCTTCAGCAGAAGATGGAAGTGTTTTCTTAAAAGCTGAGAATCAGGCTACTGATTATATGAAGCAGTCTGTGTTTGCTTCTAATCTGGATGAAGTAGATCATAAAAATTTTGCcttctcttcatcatcctctGCTCAGACTGGTTTACTGGGCAAAAAGCGGctgcacaaaaagaaaagtggagCAAAAAGTGAGAATTGTCCTTTTGTTATACCTCCATGTCCAGGTGCCGGGGATGGATCCTTCTCTTTTCAGCTTCCAAACTCTTCTGGTACTTCTTTCCCTTCAGACACAAAGCAAGGGCAGGAAGGAGGACATAGACAATTTCCAGAGAAAGAGCAGAACGTATCGAATTCAAACGAGAATGTTATCCAAGAAGCCTGTGAAAAGTGGCGAATCAGGTACCTTTGATCTTATGTGGTCTTACACTTAAAATGGTTCTCTGATATGCTGGATTATTCGTGTAAGTTACTGTGGTGAAGGATGTCCATTGACAGGGTTATTTATTTTGTGTAACAGGGGAAATCAAGCTTATAAAAATGGGAAATTTTCCAGAGCAGAAGAGTATTACACGAAAGGTGTAAACTCAGTTCCTTCTGGTGAAGAATCAGGATGCTGCCTTAAGCCTCTTTTATTGTGCTACAGCAACCGTGCAGCTACTCGGATGTCTCTTGGAAGAATTAGGGAAGCTATTGGAGATTGCATCGCTGCTGCTACAATAGATCCTAACTTCCTCAAAGTTCAAATAAGAGCTGCAAAGTAAGGCTTATTCATAGATACTCTTTGGAATTAGAATATGATTGATTCTTGCTGGCTCTTAAGTAGCTATAGATATTCTTGTATATTAATTTAACTATCTTTGAATTAAGTAGGTTCTtatcttgttttgcttttctGAGTTAACACCGTTATTGGTTTCCCTTGTGGCAATAATTTCTCTGCAGAATAGGCTGGAAGGGAAAAACTGTATCTAtacttttttcgtttttcttccGTATTAGTTGAcatttaaatagaaataaaagcaAGAGATGCGTGGATAGACTAATTAATTACCAAATGTCTTGTTTGCAAGCAGTCTCATTTGTCATCACCTGTCTACATGAAATTGTACTCGCATATATTGTTTCTTTAATTGCTGGAGATCTGAGAGAAATATCTTTTTACATCCTTGCAGCTGTCATCTGATTCTAGGGGAAGTAGAAAATGCCTTGAACTATTTTAATAAGTGCTTGGCAACCGGGGCTGACATATGTTTGGATCGAAGGCTTGTGATAGAAGCTGCGGATGGCCTACAGAAGGCGCAGGTGATGCTTGCCTACATCTTCTTGTGTGGGTTTTTCCATTTCTAGTCTTTCATAGTTATCAATACTTTGGCTCATCAGTATTTGTTTTCTGGCGATTGAATGTCAGTGATCTTCtgctaatttgtgattttattttccatgtgtgTCGTGACATGTTAGTTAGGAGGACATAATAATAGACTATGCCTCAAAATTGTATAGCAACTAATGAGTTGGGCCTTGCATTGTGTTTCTCCATGCACGTCCTTCTTTAAGGCATCGTCCACCCTCAACTGACCTTGTTTAGTGTCACactttgaaatatcacatggACTATTTTTGTTATATATGATTGAACAGTTGCAGCTCATACCCAGGTATGAGCTGGGGGTGGCGATTGAAGGCTTTGAGATTCTTGTATGTGGTTGAGATTTATTTCTGAagtctctttttgaggttttctcATCCTTTTGGCATTCAATATATGCTCGTTGCCACTTGCAGTGATTGGAATATTGTTTGGACTATTGAAGGAGGATGagtcctttttttgtttttttaatggtttGTCTTCTTGATGCTTGGTTTTAATCAATATGAGAATTGTGGGTAGTAATGAGATACATGGAAGTGTTGTTCTGTGAGATTGATTAGGTCGAGGACAATAACTTTCAGTTTGAAGTTTTGTATTGGTCTAATAGAACTTGTAAATGATATCTGAAAACGATATGTTGTAGCCGTTGGTGGAGACCATGAGGTGGAGTCATTCTATGCAGTGTGCTTCAAAGAATGAAAGCCCACGTGTTGCCATCTTTCTAATGGAGAGAATTGGTCTAAGGACATGGAACATTCAATCCTTGAGTTTCTGTTTAATTGGAGAATTATGTGATATTTTTAAGCTCAAAttactctctctatctctctcttcgCATGTGCACTGTTAAGGGATGATAGTGCTTTGTTTGCTTTGCATGGTTTCCTGGGTCTTATCATTTAGGAGCTCACTTTGATGGTATTCTTGCTAGCAGAAAGTGGCTGAATGTATAAGTCATTCTACTAAAAGTTTGGAAGAGAAGACATCTGATGCAGCAGAAAGAGCTCTAGAAATGCTTTCAGAGGCATTATCAATCAGTAAATTCTCAGAGAAACTGCTGGAAATGAAAGCAGAAGCATTGCATATGGTATGTACTGTCTTAATGACTTCACCTACTGTATTTTCTTGTAGTCCTGATTTCTTCAAGCTAGCTAAGATCTTGAACCATCTGCCTAGGTATTTAAAGCATGAAAGAAGTTTCTGGCTAACTAATGACtttatttttggttaaaaatgcAGCTTCGGAAGTATGATGATGTTGTGAAGTTGTGTGAGCAGTCTTTAAAGTTTGCTGAAAAGAACTTCAGTGCATTAGGTGGGAACCTTTTGTCAGAGATGGTTGATTCTGACTGTGGAGGAAACTCAGCTGTTAGGCTTTGGAGGTTTTTCATGATGGCTAAGTCTTACTTTTGCCTGGGAAGGCTTGAGGAGGCTCTTGAGTTACTTGAGAAGATTGAGCAAACTGAATGTTATGGTGACAGGTAATGCATTGCTTGTCTtgtttttttcgttctttttagACTTATATAGGTTAAGGTGCTCTATGCTGGCTGTTCTAGGCACAACTTAGCAGGTTcattgtattttcttttattcataggAACCAGGATAAGATTCTGAAATCATCGGCTTCACTATCTTCCACAATTCGTAGGCTGCTAAAGTGCAAGGTATGCATGAAAAGGTTTATTTCTTTTCGGattgttgattttcatttttggacTTGATTGTGGGACTTTGGTTTAAGGTAGTCCAAGTGGTTTGTGGTCCTCCAACATGCATTTACACACAACATTAATCATGTAAATTGATGCAGCATCCTTCTTCAAGCATAAAATTAGCATCACTTTCTTAGGAATCAGATACAAGGGGTGCATTTGGTAAATAGATAATaacttctttcattttcactaaaaagaaaaaacgataactttttcatattcatttttcaattttgaagacTTTTTCTCATGAAAATTGCAAAAGTATGTTGCGCTTCTATGATTAACCCGGTTGCATAAAATTCAGTTTTCAGTTCAGTGTCAAGTTTTATTTTATGCTATTATTAAACATAGTTATCTTAAAAGATTTAGTTTGTGATGAGATGTGTAAGTAAGATGATAGCATTACCTTCTACATTATCAATTATGTTTCCAGAAAATCTATAGTCAGAAAAGACCTGTTAAAGACATATGAATGGGGTTGAACCCCTTTGACATgtcctcccctcccctcccctcccctcccctcatCCTCCTTATCTTTGGTGAAGATTCGTTGGGAATTTCCCTTTTAGCTTTGTTTCATTAACTTTTTGAGAAGCTCTTCATTCAGTTGAGAGATTGAGCTTTCTAAGAAGCTTTTCATTTAACCAAGTCATTACAAAGTTGAGGGATAGGTTACAACATAGTTTCTAAAAAATGTAATTGTATCTCATCCTGGTAGCATGTATGTTCATCTGAAAATATGCCCAAGTTGGCACCTTAGCTTCTAAACTAGACTAGATGCAAAATGTCATAAGAAATTCAATCATGACTCCAGATTCTGGCCAGTGAAGTAAAATGCTTAGAATATGTGGGAGTTTTTGTTTCATAGCTAAAATACCTTTTCTATATTCCCCCATAGAATGCAGGAAACGAAGCCTTTCGATCAAGAAGTTATGCCGAGGCAATAGAGCATTACTCTATTGCTCTGTCAAGCAATATTGAATCACGACCTTTTGCAGCAATCTGCTTTTGTAACCGAGCTGCCGCACATCAAGCTATGGGCCAAATTGCTGATGCCATTGCAGATTGCAGTCTAGCCATTGCTCTCGATGGACATTATGCAAAGGTTTCTTTCAAACTTGCATGTTTAGCTATACTGTAGCATAGATCTATATCATCTGCAATCCGTCCTTTTAGGTGACAATGGATCTTGGGAGACTCTGCTGTTTAATAAACAAGGCTGATTGTTGCTAGTTGCACTTGGTTGCTCATCTGATTATCTTTTGTGGCTGTACCTGCATTCTGATTTCCTGTGGCAAATTACACATTTTGTATTTGAAAGTTCTTTACATTTCACAGTGCCAACAGAAATGCCTGTCAACTATAACTAGGTGTTAGCTGGCTGATTTACTCATATATGCGAAGTAAAAGTTTCTTGCTGATGTAAATCATCTTTATATTTGAGCAAGGCATTCTGTCTTTGATTTGTCTGTCATTTCATGTGATCACTGGATTCACTTGAGTCCACATATCAAGACTGACTTTTGTGCATCTGATGCTCAATACTTGGAGTCACCACTCTATGCTGAGGCACTTGTTTCAGCAAGAAACTAGACACAGATATGGGTGCAGTCACTATTTAATGTTGAACTTGTGTGATCATAAGCCACTAGGTTAGGCTTCTGTTTTGCTGGCCTTCATTGTCATTATAGGTTAggttttgcttccttttttttccttatactTTTATGTTCTGGCTTTGTCAATTAAAGTACACAAGGAGAAATCATCTTCATTTCTGCTTATAGAAATCGCTGACCTGCTTTTTTGGAGAACAAGATAACCAGATGTTTAAATCCTGTGGATGTGGTTCTGGTCAGATTCACATTTTTTTGGGGTCGTGACGTGCTTTAATATAGACAAGCTATCTTTTAAAAGGCTTCGACCCAAAAGCAGGACCTTGCACTTCAGGACCTCCAGTATACAAGGTCTCATAACATCCACTTCCAATGAATCTTAAATTGTGAAAACCACCTCCGAACATCTCAATTAGGTTTGGCCACGTAAATTCACCAAATGATTAAGACAAGCCTCAATTGTCTCTTCATGTTAATTCAGATTATGAACTACTTAACTTGATAAACTACGACACAGGAGGACTTAATAACAAAAGCCTGTAATATTTCCAAAGTTGTCTGATTGATATGGATATGTAACTGTAGCCATGTTTTAGTTTTGAATATTCTTACTTGTGCTCTATATTTTGTTCCCACACAGGAGAGTTCTTCCAGCAGTTAGCTCTAACCTTTCCCTAGATGTTCAGTACAACTGTACCTAACTGGTCAATACTTCTGCAGGCAGTTTCTAGAAGAGCAACCTTACATGAATTGATCAGAGACTATAAACAAGCAGCTAGTGATGTCCAGAGGTTTATATCCATTGTTGAAAATCAATCTTATCAAAAGACTAAAGCTTCTGGCACAGTGGCGGAGCCTGATAGCAGAAACAATGAATTGAGGAAAGCTAAGAAACGCTGGTCCTTAATAGAAGAGGAAGCAAAGAAAGGAACGCCATTGGATGTTTACCTCATTTTGTAAGTGTTTCATGCACTCAGATAGTGGAATTTGTACTGCTTTGCCACATTGTTTGAAGACAATATACTTTTCACTCTCTCATAGATGGTTTGCATCGCATGAACTgcgtggaattttttttttttctttttttaacatgcacGAATTTTTTAGACATCAGCCAACTTTGCTGACAACCCAATGCCCAAAGCTCTCTTAAGGTCAATCCATAATCACCATTTAAAGAATTGTGCTTTGTGTAATCTTGAAGTTTGAAAAGTTCGATGGCATGGAGTTGGAGTGTGAAAGCCTATTCAAGGCTGCGCCACAGTATGTAGATATACTGTTTAGACAGCAATGGATATAGACATTTATCACTGTGGGCAAAAAATTGATCAGTTAGTAGTTTAATAATTAGTACATTGATCCAACACCTAAAACTACAATAAGGTTTTATATTATATAGGTTTTGTTTGTCTACAACCACTAAGTTTTCAGGTATTGAATTGTTTTTATCAATTTGTGGGGgcaaattaaattgaaaatatctaCTTTTGACTTAGTTGTACAGTTTGGGAGAAATTCAATGGGGCAAGAGTTTTTTGGAGTTGACCTATTCCCAAGTTTTGGAAAATGAGCAAGAGCTCCCACTACTCAAAAGCTAATAATTTTGGGCTTGACTGAGTAAGACTGCAGTATCAATAAATGTGATCTCAATCAGTTGGAGTTGACGCAAAGATCATGTTATATTTTACTTGCCAATTATTCTTTTCTCACTTATTTTAGTGCTGCCTTGTATTGTGCTTTGATGATGAGAATTGTGAATTTTGGTGCTGCTTTATTTAAGTTGTGATTGATAAACATTAATGCTACCTGTGAAAAGCCTTTATATGGCTTTTAAACTGTCTCCAAATCATTCGGCAGGGGAGTCAAACAATCCGAAACAGCAGCTGATATCAAGAAAGCATATCATAAAGCAGCCCTAAGGCATCATCCAGACAAGGTTTTTAGTTCATAATGCCAATTCAATATATGACTACATTTCTTTCCTCTAATGTTGAGACCTTACTGGCAGAGTTTTATGtctattcttttccttatttcaaTCTAGGCTGGTCAGTTTTTGGCAAGAAGTGAGAGTGGCAATGAGGGGCTGCTCTGGAAAGAAATTGCAACAGAGGTTCATGATAGTGCAGATcgtctttttaaaataattggagaAGCATATGCAGTACTATCAGACCCCTCAAAGGTTTGTTTTCACCTATTTTGAGGAGTCTAACTGGAAAGCATGTGGATGATCAGCATTCTGTTAGCAGTGTTAAAGTGATTGAAGTCTTTTGCATTTACATTAGCTAGGTGCTTATTCCATGCGTTAATGTCGTTTCGTGGTGGAAACCGCACTGGCTCTGTTGCCTATAGTGAGAATTTTTCGTTTAACCTTTTGAGTTTCCCTTTATACCCTGACCAGAGTACttgaaaaaggagaagagaatGGTTTGTATTTGAGCAAACAATTAGATGCCTATATCAGACTGATCAGGGATCGACCTGTATGTCTTCATTTGGTATGATCAACTTGCAAACATGGATCCCTGATCCGTATGAGATCGTTTTGAAATGACAACCTTTTTTGCTGAATGAGTGATTGACCTTTTGCTGAAGGGAAAATCCAACAAGAGATTTCCAATGCTGCAGTTTATGGAGGGTTTAactgattttgaaattaattcattCTTCTGTTACAAAATCAGTTAATTTTAGTCTTTTTAATGTGGCCCGTTTCTAATGAGCTATTTTAGTAATTGTGCAACTTATTATATCTTGGGAGAAACACTGCATAAGTACTGTGGCTTTACAATAAAGTAGTCTAAATTAAGCTTTATTTTAGTAAATGTCCAACTGTTGTTACTTTTTGAAATGACACTGTAAGTATAGCAGTTTTATTCCGATTGATAAGGCCAAATTCAGTTTTATGGTATTTGAATGTCGTGCTACATGGTTTCTAATCTTGAACAGTACTTTGTTAAAGTCCTCCAATCCGGGGACATCATCAGGCATTTAACGGCATATCTGAACATTTTTTGTAACttacaatattttcttttcatttttatagcGAACAGAATATGATCTGGAAGAGGATATAAGAAAAGCCCACAAAGAGAGCAGCGTATACGGGGATTACAGGAGCCCCTCACATTTCCAAAGCTCTCCCTTTGAGAGAGGCTCCAGCAGGCGGAATTGGCAGGAGAATTGGAGGACACATGGTTATTCACGCCCCCGATGGTAAGAAGCATTTACCGTTGCTTTGGAAACTGGGCAGGATATCCTTGAGAGCAGCCAGCAAGAGTAATCACACTCGAAGTTCCACCAATGGTTGTTGGGGAGATGGTGGAGGTGGTTGGGTCTGGAAACGATTGAGCTATGACTAGAGATAAATTTATAGCAGAGATGGAACTTGCCAGTCTAAGATTGCCTGTCGTCTCTGCAGATGTGAGAGATGTCCACCAGAAGGTACACGGGGCACTGAAAGCCCGAAACTAGCCACTTGTCTTATGCCCCAGCAAAATATACATGTCCTATCTTGATTCTTTTCCTTATATAATCAAAAGGTTGATGCAGGAACGGAAGTACTCTGCAGTTGTCATATTTGCTTGGATGGCCAAGCTAATGCAGGGTCTGGTAATTTTTTGGCTTCCAACCTGCATCATCTTCTTGTTTGGGCAAGAAGACCTGGTTTTGTAGTTTAGGAGTCCCGTGTCGGGGGCATCTATTGATTATTTGTACGCATCTTCACCTTCATGACCtgcttttcttatttataattgaaaagtCGTCTGTCTTACCGGAT
The sequence above is drawn from the Eucalyptus grandis isolate ANBG69807.140 chromosome 11, ASM1654582v1, whole genome shotgun sequence genome and encodes:
- the LOC104427412 gene encoding uncharacterized protein LOC104427412, which produces MPPPPPPAIDLRSVPNPQPERPPSGLPAAAAAVAEGPVSFGGGGGFGPRRGPGRQRPRLVKVRRRSEGRPAAVSGDEVGSVRNPFRAESDVECRVKYGSVEDTCSESAGFRNGDDATGQAGKCSFEDVGFVFGALRRNSPLDVNFSANGTTEYVGEPALDDNDAKGGRKFESAGFVFGAQQRDLEPNLGWENGNSGRDTRKSVSGNGAEGRADSALLSGNAGFSSVDNECDRESVSEREQSSDNVRQANCADGKASRSDDNAFFVFGTDPGQSTSLPRLEKGNARKEPELRENGDPGFVFGSSWFGLGLNLNTKTNESREYLENLGLNDNGRFELGTEVEPQRMEPTEALSNEGHGNGFFVFKGNTEKISSECKRQEKSSSAEMKINSDDLGNRSSDPDEQIVNLGSNNMDNNQSSSTCGAGAAGGSSTSDLQQSMQNLSIDDGRHIGGANNGNNSTDSEAAFVFRSGPCVSNSFHGNLATLMGQTKNPNFHGFSDPAESGSSFTKFEEAQFIFKKNTNIASESTGISSHKPYIFQASTIESSDMAQCSANPVNDNALPETLDDKERFSFMNTLDGSGASNGDFRVPEWDPSSFKANLCEDLKIEFNEKSRSTKYKKYKKNAKSRQPSKGNLTTEEHHGLAESNYQEMTQASDCYSPMDFSPYQEAVANEQCSRQSSSVTVDESVAFSKENAALGSSSTMPTTDGHMGSSMERLVSDEGNTKSGETVSGAEATHFKSSTDHPCSTFGAAVASAEDGSVFLKAENQATDYMKQSVFASNLDEVDHKNFAFSSSSSAQTGLLGKKRLHKKKSGAKSENCPFVIPPCPGAGDGSFSFQLPNSSGTSFPSDTKQGQEGGHRQFPEKEQNVSNSNENVIQEACEKWRIRGNQAYKNGKFSRAEEYYTKGVNSVPSGEESGCCLKPLLLCYSNRAATRMSLGRIREAIGDCIAAATIDPNFLKVQIRAANCHLILGEVENALNYFNKCLATGADICLDRRLVIEAADGLQKAQKVAECISHSTKSLEEKTSDAAERALEMLSEALSISKFSEKLLEMKAEALHMLRKYDDVVKLCEQSLKFAEKNFSALGGNLLSEMVDSDCGGNSAVRLWRFFMMAKSYFCLGRLEEALELLEKIEQTECYGDRNQDKILKSSASLSSTIRRLLKCKNAGNEAFRSRSYAEAIEHYSIALSSNIESRPFAAICFCNRAAAHQAMGQIADAIADCSLAIALDGHYAKAVSRRATLHELIRDYKQAASDVQRFISIVENQSYQKTKASGTVAEPDSRNNELRKAKKRWSLIEEEAKKGTPLDVYLILGVKQSETAADIKKAYHKAALRHHPDKAGQFLARSESGNEGLLWKEIATEVHDSADRLFKIIGEAYAVLSDPSKRTEYDLEEDIRKAHKESSVYGDYRSPSHFQSSPFERGSSRRNWQENWRTHGYSRPRW